A stretch of Pempheris klunzingeri isolate RE-2024b chromosome 19, fPemKlu1.hap1, whole genome shotgun sequence DNA encodes these proteins:
- the gal3st1b gene encoding galactosylceramide sulfotransferase: protein MMSGIKGGKCTFMIQGLILWVLLTNIMLVLYCLTNPTQVKIRGSQGDTCPLSMEKLLKKNKTTSSQSTKSQSEQCSPTVNIMFMKTHKTASSTILNILFRFGEKHKLKFAFPDGRNDFFYPAPFLCSQVKGYRPGDCFNIVCNHMRFDRQEVAKLLPPDAVYITILRDPVDLFESSFHYYHRAVPLTWRISGESKLAEFLNNPQTFYSPEAFNSFYLKNLLFFDFGFDNNLEADDPRVMRGINNLSKRFHLVLISEYFEESLILLKDTLCWTMEDILYFKLNARKSSSVSRLTPEMRAKALRWNGADWSLYQHFNATFWARVEAYGRERMKQEVNELRRRNAEMAAICIEDGGAVEAQKIQDRRFLPWQPVGESSILGYNMKKNIDPKLRRICEKMLTPEIQYLSDLGVSLWLTRLWGWFKDAVFAV from the exons ATGATGTCTGGCATCAAAGGAGGCAAGTGCACATTCATGATTCAAGGGCTGATTCTCTGGGTTTTACTGACCAACATCATGCTGGTGCTGTACTGCTTGACGAACCCAACCCAAGTGAAGATTAG aGGCTCCCAAGGAGACACGTGTCCTCTCAGCATGGAAAAATTACTGAAGAAAAATAAGACCACGTCTTCTCAAAGTACGAAATCCCAGTCGGAACAGTGCTCCCCCACGGTGAACATCATGTTCATGAAGACCCATAAAACTGCAAGTAGCACCATACTCAACATCCTCTTTAGGTTTGGAGAAAAGCACAAGCTTAAATTCGCCTTCCCTGACGGCCGCAATGACTTCTTCTACCCAGCGCCTTTCCTGTGCTCCCAGGTGAAGGGCTACAGGCCTGGAGACTGTTTCAACATTGTTTGCAACCACATGCGCTTTGACCGTCAAGAAGTAGCCAAGCTCCTGCCTCCAGATGCCGTCTACATCACCATCCTACGAGACCCGGTGGATCTCTTTGAGTCGTCCTTCCACTATTATCACAGAGCAGTTCCGCTCACGTGGAGAATCAGTGGAGAGAGTAAACTGGCAGAGTTTCTAAACAATCCTCAGACCTTCTACAGCCCAGAGGCTTTCAACTCTTTCTATCTGAAAAATCTGCTCTTTTTTGACTTTGGTTTTGATAACAACTTAGAGGCTGACGATCCTCGTGTAATGAGGGGTATTAATAACTTATCGAAGCGTTTTCATCTGGTTCTCATATCAGAATACTTTGAGGAGTCTCTTATCCTGCTTAAGGACACACTCTGTTGGACCATGGAGGACATCCTGTACTTCAAACTCAATGCTCGCAAGAGCTCATCTGTATCCCGACTGACCCCTGAGATGAGAGCCAAAGCTTTACGGTGGAATGGGGCCGACTGGAGTCTCTATCAGCACTTTAATGCTACCTTCTGGGCCAGAGTAGAGGCGTACgggagagaaagaatgaaacaGGAGGTGAACGAGCTGCGAAGAAGGAATGCTGAGATGGCAGCCATTTGTATCGAGGATGGAGGGGCCGTCGAAGCCCAAAAGATTCAGGACAGACGTTTCTTGCCCTGGCAGCCAGTTGGAGAGTCCTCCATCCTGGGGTacaacatgaagaaaaatattGATCCCAAACTCAGGAGAATCTGTGAAAAAATGCTCACACCGGAAATCCAATATTTGTCAGACCTGGGTGTTAGCCTGTGGCTTACAAGACTGTGGGGTTGGTTTAAAGatgctgtttttgcagtttga